In one Candidatus Ozemobacteraceae bacterium genomic region, the following are encoded:
- a CDS encoding YitT family protein, translating to MARQTNVRATDVLLILFSSVLMSVGIVCFTAPNRIASGGLTGLATIMYFAIGTPIGAVVLIGNLILLGIQAKLVGTGSVWKTVMSVIVTSTLTDLMMGPLQIQPLAKDALLACLYGGILSGIGVGLTFRAGGTTGGIDIVALILHHRWHIPIGDTILGMNFLITMIAGYVFGPNLALYGLITVFFSGRVIDTVLEGMSVYRSVLIISKQADEIAWGIIEELHRGVTRLDGMGMYTSRPTHILLVAVRRQEMPMLRSLIHEFDPNAFVIVGETRQILGKGFIDLGEQVRRESAT from the coding sequence ATGGCACGTCAGACAAACGTCCGGGCGACGGACGTTCTGCTCATTTTGTTCAGTTCGGTTCTGATGTCGGTCGGCATCGTCTGTTTCACGGCGCCGAACAGGATCGCATCGGGCGGCCTGACCGGCCTTGCGACGATCATGTATTTCGCGATCGGAACGCCGATCGGCGCGGTCGTACTGATCGGAAACCTGATTCTCCTCGGAATCCAGGCGAAGCTGGTCGGCACCGGTTCGGTCTGGAAGACGGTGATGTCGGTCATCGTCACCTCGACCCTGACGGACCTCATGATGGGGCCGCTCCAGATACAGCCGCTCGCGAAGGATGCCCTGCTGGCCTGTCTGTATGGCGGCATCCTGTCTGGCATCGGGGTCGGACTGACGTTCCGGGCGGGCGGCACCACGGGCGGCATCGACATCGTGGCGCTGATCCTGCATCACCGGTGGCACATCCCGATCGGCGACACCATTCTCGGCATGAACTTCCTCATCACCATGATCGCGGGATACGTGTTCGGGCCGAATCTGGCGCTGTACGGCCTGATCACGGTGTTCTTCAGCGGCAGGGTCATCGACACCGTGCTCGAGGGCATGTCGGTTTATCGCTCCGTGCTGATCATCTCGAAACAGGCCGACGAGATCGCCTGGGGGATCATCGAGGAACTGCACCGCGGCGTCACCCGCCTAGACGGCATGGGCATGTATACGAGCCGGCCCACCCATATCCTGCTCGTGGCGGTTCGCCGTCAGGAAATGCCGATGCTGCGTTCTCTCATCCACGAGTTCGACCCGAACGCCTTCGTGATCGTCGGCGAAACCCGCCAGATTCTCGGAAAAGGCTTCATCGACCTCGGCGAACAGGTCCGCCGCGAATCCGCCACGTAA
- a CDS encoding STAS domain-containing protein: MSRLQITAEKISGVVVINVEGEMDVYTIGKLKEAISMVTQSGAVSLAVNLGLVTYMDSSGLGLLLGLHKQLAKSHGTLVVAGPSGAVREVLRATNADRLLKIVNTKEEAAQFIVDNPFGDKPGARQP; encoded by the coding sequence ATGAGCCGTCTTCAGATAACGGCCGAAAAAATATCGGGCGTCGTCGTCATCAACGTCGAGGGCGAGATGGACGTTTACACCATCGGAAAGCTGAAAGAAGCGATTTCGATGGTGACCCAGTCAGGCGCGGTCAGCCTCGCCGTCAATCTAGGCCTCGTCACCTACATGGACTCGTCGGGCCTCGGCCTGTTGCTCGGACTGCACAAACAGCTGGCGAAGAGTCACGGCACCCTGGTCGTGGCCGGGCCGAGCGGTGCGGTGCGGGAGGTGCTTCGGGCGACGAACGCCGACCGGCTGCTGAAGATCGTGAACACGAAAGAAGAGGCGGCACAGTTCATTGTCGACAACCCCTTCGGGGACAAACCTGGCGCCAGGCAACCTTAG